Proteins encoded in a region of the Ralstonia pseudosolanacearum genome:
- a CDS encoding IclR family transcriptional regulator: protein MPLDDDLPPDAAAPDSAPAERAGTGIQSAEIALTVLSAMARTGGAHAVSELGRQLGMPRAKVHRYLVSLERMGFVEQDPASARYRLGTQALQVGLSALTDVDFVREGSLLLPKLAERLNESVFLSVWSARGPVIVRWEDGDKPVTINVRVGSVMPLLNSATGQACAAWMPETQIAPLIERELHGPGAARIGLTDWLNCRARWQAVRHEGVARITGTLVHGINSVAVPVLDAQGRLAGAITALGLSSAFDADEGGTPARLLREAGRALSLRLGYHGHALTAGAAAPAKRGRRPAPA, encoded by the coding sequence GCCGCGCCGGACAGCGCCCCGGCCGAACGTGCCGGCACCGGCATCCAGTCCGCCGAGATCGCGCTGACGGTGCTGTCGGCCATGGCTCGCACCGGCGGCGCGCACGCCGTCTCCGAACTCGGCCGCCAATTGGGCATGCCGCGTGCCAAGGTGCACCGCTACCTGGTGTCGCTCGAACGCATGGGCTTCGTCGAGCAGGACCCGGCCTCCGCGCGCTATCGCCTCGGCACGCAGGCGCTGCAGGTGGGGCTGTCCGCCCTGACCGACGTCGATTTCGTGCGCGAAGGCAGCCTCCTGCTGCCCAAGCTGGCCGAGCGCCTGAACGAAAGCGTGTTCCTGTCGGTGTGGAGCGCGCGCGGACCGGTGATCGTGCGCTGGGAAGACGGCGACAAGCCGGTCACGATCAATGTGCGCGTCGGCTCGGTGATGCCGCTGCTGAACTCGGCCACCGGCCAGGCCTGCGCGGCATGGATGCCGGAAACCCAGATCGCCCCGCTGATCGAGCGCGAGCTGCACGGCCCGGGCGCGGCCCGCATCGGCCTGACCGACTGGCTGAACTGCCGTGCCCGCTGGCAGGCCGTGCGGCACGAGGGCGTGGCGCGCATCACCGGCACGCTGGTCCACGGCATCAACTCCGTGGCCGTGCCGGTGCTGGATGCGCAAGGCAGGCTGGCCGGCGCGATCACCGCGCTGGGGCTGTCCAGCGCGTTCGATGCCGACGAAGGCGGCACGCCCGCGCGACTGCTGCGCGAAGCCGGCCGGGCGCTGTCGTTGCGACTGGGCTACCACGGCCACGCGCTGACGGCCGGGGCCGCCGCGCCGGCCAAGCGGGGACGCCGACCAGCACCGGCGTAA
- a CDS encoding fumarylacetoacetate hydrolase family protein: MKLATLKDGSRDGQLAVVSRDLKTAHFATHIAGTLQRALDDWSFHAPQLQALYEQLNTGRARHPFPFAPANCMAPLPRAYQWADGSAYLNHVELVRKARGAEMPPEFRTDPLMYQGGSDDLAGSHDPIVCRSEAFGIDFEAEVAVITGDVPMGTGPAAAGEAIRLVMLANDVSLRNLIADELTKGFGFFQSKPATAFSPVAVTPDELGDAWRARKVHLPMTVHWNSKKVGQPDCGIDMVFDFGQLIAHICKTRNVRAGSIVGSGTISNADRGKGYCCIAEKRMLETIDAGAPVTEFMRYGDTVKIEMFDGNGASIFGAIDQEVMAPDAQG, from the coding sequence ATGAAACTCGCCACCCTCAAGGATGGCTCGCGTGACGGCCAGCTGGCCGTGGTGTCGCGCGACCTGAAGACCGCGCACTTCGCCACCCACATCGCCGGGACGCTGCAGCGCGCGCTCGACGACTGGTCCTTCCATGCGCCGCAGCTGCAGGCGCTGTACGAGCAGCTCAACACCGGCCGCGCCCGGCATCCGTTCCCCTTCGCACCGGCCAACTGCATGGCGCCGCTGCCGCGTGCCTACCAGTGGGCCGACGGCTCGGCCTACCTCAACCACGTGGAATTGGTGCGCAAGGCCCGGGGCGCCGAGATGCCGCCCGAGTTCCGCACCGATCCGCTGATGTACCAGGGCGGCTCCGACGATCTGGCCGGCTCGCACGATCCCATCGTCTGCCGCAGCGAGGCCTTCGGCATCGATTTCGAAGCCGAGGTGGCGGTCATCACCGGCGACGTGCCGATGGGCACCGGGCCCGCCGCGGCCGGCGAGGCCATCCGCCTGGTCATGCTGGCCAACGATGTGTCGCTGCGCAACCTGATTGCCGATGAGCTGACCAAGGGCTTCGGCTTCTTCCAGAGCAAGCCGGCCACGGCGTTCTCGCCGGTGGCGGTGACGCCCGACGAGCTCGGCGACGCGTGGCGCGCGCGCAAGGTGCATCTGCCGATGACGGTGCACTGGAACAGCAAGAAGGTCGGTCAGCCCGACTGCGGCATCGACATGGTGTTCGACTTCGGCCAGTTGATCGCGCATATCTGCAAGACGCGCAACGTGCGCGCGGGCAGCATCGTCGGCTCGGGCACGATCTCCAATGCGGACCGCGGCAAGGGCTACTGCTGCATCGCCGAGAAGCGCATGCTGGAGACGATCGATGCCGGCGCGCCCGTCACGGAGTTCATGCGCTACGGCGATACCGTGAAGATCGAGATGTTCGACGGCAACGGCGCTTCGATCTTCGGCGCGATCGACCAGGAAGTGATGGCGCCCGACGCGCAGGGGTGA
- a CDS encoding IclR family transcriptional regulator — MPRSTPPADADPDLDPEADSAADAPARMGIQSIEVGFRLLDVLARTNGPMMLRDLARAAPMNPAKAHRYLVSFARLGLVAQTPEGRYDLGPFASEMGLVSLNRQDPMRRARPAAAALRDETDHTIGLAVWGNQGPAIVHWEEASQPVTVSLRLGDVMPMLNSATGRVFGAYLPRAQTLPFIQRELDALAAAGAAAGNPEHPRTLQAYDALCADVRACGVSRIHGGVLPGINAMSLPVFDANGQLCLALLALGAQSTFDTTADGPLERRLRQAVQQLSADLGYVPLHHPQS, encoded by the coding sequence ATGCCCCGCTCCACGCCGCCCGCCGACGCCGATCCGGACCTGGATCCCGAAGCCGACTCCGCAGCGGACGCGCCCGCGCGCATGGGCATCCAGTCCATCGAAGTCGGCTTCCGCCTGCTCGATGTGCTCGCGCGCACCAACGGCCCGATGATGCTGCGCGATCTCGCGCGCGCCGCGCCGATGAACCCGGCCAAGGCGCACCGCTACCTGGTCAGCTTCGCGCGCCTGGGACTGGTCGCGCAGACCCCCGAGGGCCGCTACGACCTCGGCCCCTTCGCCAGCGAAATGGGGCTGGTGAGCCTGAACCGGCAGGACCCGATGCGCCGCGCCCGCCCCGCCGCCGCCGCGCTGCGCGACGAGACCGACCACACCATCGGCCTGGCCGTATGGGGCAACCAGGGGCCGGCCATCGTCCACTGGGAAGAGGCCAGCCAACCCGTCACCGTCAGCCTGCGCCTGGGCGACGTGATGCCCATGCTCAACTCGGCCACCGGCCGCGTGTTCGGCGCCTACCTGCCGCGCGCGCAGACGCTGCCCTTTATCCAGCGCGAACTGGACGCGCTGGCCGCCGCCGGTGCCGCGGCAGGCAACCCCGAGCACCCGCGCACGCTGCAAGCGTACGATGCCCTCTGCGCCGACGTGCGCGCGTGCGGCGTGTCTCGCATCCATGGCGGCGTGCTACCGGGCATCAATGCGATGTCCCTGCCGGTGTTCGACGCCAACGGCCAGCTGTGCCTGGCACTGCTCGCCCTGGGTGCCCAGAGCACCTTCGATACCACGGCCGACGGCCCGCTGGAGCGGCGCTTGCGGCAGGCCGTACAACAGCTTTCCGCCGATCTTGGATACGTTCCGCTCCACCACCCGCAATCCTGA
- a CDS encoding DUF3108 domain-containing protein encodes MDTFRSTTRNPDAPGTGTRTRRWRRWGVVALAALLAHGIAVVWVARSHQVTWPPAPEQVVPTLLLQPEPVHPPAPPAPARVAAKPRPPAPHPHPQPAPTPAPEAAPTVPDMADTELPEFSGTGAQASADTGVITDLGADRPDAPAAPPGPGFALPPSATLHYATYVNGVRNENGMIRWATDGKTYTLAVEIPLPLFFGSLAFRSTGNVDAFGLAPLRYEEVRGRRQPDVTTFHRTVDPAPASGTPGSPVITFTRSPSVLPLPNGVQDRFSVFLQLTGLGRGNPSRLASQGVTLDMPIADTDSVELARVQRVGEDMVDTPDGAVRAEHFVRLPRREGDARRVEIWLAPERGWLPVRLRQTEPSGMQFELVYLSQDTAPNGATP; translated from the coding sequence TTGGATACGTTCCGCTCCACCACCCGCAATCCTGACGCGCCGGGCACCGGCACGCGCACACGCCGCTGGCGGCGCTGGGGCGTGGTGGCGCTGGCCGCGCTGCTGGCGCACGGCATCGCGGTGGTCTGGGTCGCGCGCAGCCACCAGGTGACGTGGCCGCCCGCCCCCGAGCAGGTCGTGCCGACCCTGCTGCTGCAGCCGGAGCCCGTGCATCCGCCGGCCCCGCCCGCACCGGCACGCGTGGCAGCCAAGCCGCGGCCGCCCGCGCCGCACCCCCATCCGCAGCCAGCACCTACACCGGCCCCGGAGGCGGCACCGACGGTGCCTGACATGGCAGACACCGAACTGCCGGAATTCAGCGGCACCGGCGCCCAGGCATCGGCGGATACCGGCGTGATCACCGATCTCGGCGCCGACCGCCCCGATGCGCCGGCCGCGCCGCCCGGCCCGGGCTTCGCGCTGCCGCCCTCGGCCACCCTGCACTACGCCACCTACGTCAACGGCGTGCGCAACGAAAACGGCATGATCCGCTGGGCCACCGACGGCAAGACTTACACGCTGGCCGTCGAGATTCCACTGCCGCTGTTCTTCGGCTCGCTGGCCTTCCGCAGCACCGGGAACGTCGACGCCTTCGGCCTGGCACCACTGCGCTACGAAGAAGTGCGCGGCCGCCGACAGCCGGACGTCACCACCTTCCACCGCACCGTCGATCCCGCGCCCGCCTCCGGCACGCCGGGCAGTCCGGTCATCACATTCACCCGGAGCCCTTCGGTGCTGCCGCTGCCCAACGGCGTCCAGGACCGCTTCAGTGTCTTCCTGCAGCTGACCGGACTGGGCCGGGGCAATCCGTCACGGCTGGCCAGCCAGGGGGTGACGCTCGACATGCCCATCGCCGACACCGACAGCGTGGAGCTCGCGCGCGTGCAGCGCGTCGGCGAAGACATGGTCGACACACCCGACGGCGCAGTCCGCGCGGAGCACTTCGTGCGGCTGCCGCGCCGCGAGGGCGATGCGCGCCGCGTCGAGATCTGGCTCGCCCCCGAGCGCGGCTGGCTGCCGGTGCGCCTGCGCCAGACCGAACCCAGCGGCATGCAGTTCGAGCTCGTCTACCTGTCGCAGGACACCGCCCCCAACGGAGCCACACCATGA
- a CDS encoding alpha/beta fold hydrolase: MTADAITESGHADANGIRIRYRIDGADGPWIMLAHALGVDHRMWDSIAHRLASRHRVLRYDARGHGGTTAPHGAYTLFQMADDAAGLLDALSIPQVHFVGLSMGGMVAQILGVRHPQRLLSLTLCDTVCHTPVAAHAMWDDRIGQVEAHGMAGIVEPTLQRWLTTPFREAHPEVAERIRALLLATAPHGYVGACLAIKALDTRDALPRIACPALVVVGEDDAGAPPDVARAIAGSLPNARLKVMPHAAHLAPIEQEEAFLTDLDEFLGHAGCGSQCETP, translated from the coding sequence ATGACCGCAGACGCCATCACCGAATCGGGCCACGCCGATGCCAACGGCATCCGCATCCGCTACCGCATCGACGGCGCGGACGGGCCGTGGATCATGCTCGCGCACGCGCTCGGCGTAGACCACCGGATGTGGGACAGCATCGCGCACCGTCTCGCGTCGCGCCACCGGGTCCTGCGCTACGACGCGCGCGGCCATGGCGGCACGACGGCGCCGCACGGCGCATACACGCTGTTCCAGATGGCCGACGACGCGGCCGGCCTGCTCGATGCGCTGTCGATCCCGCAGGTCCATTTCGTCGGGCTGTCGATGGGCGGCATGGTGGCGCAGATCCTGGGCGTGCGGCACCCGCAGCGGCTGCTGTCGCTGACCCTGTGCGACACGGTCTGCCATACGCCCGTTGCCGCGCACGCCATGTGGGATGACCGCATCGGCCAGGTCGAGGCGCACGGCATGGCCGGCATCGTCGAGCCGACCCTGCAGCGCTGGCTGACCACGCCGTTCCGCGAAGCGCATCCCGAGGTGGCCGAGCGCATCCGCGCGCTGCTGCTGGCCACCGCGCCGCACGGCTATGTCGGCGCCTGCCTTGCCATCAAAGCGCTCGACACGCGCGATGCGCTGCCGCGCATTGCCTGCCCGGCCCTCGTGGTGGTCGGCGAAGACGATGCGGGCGCGCCGCCCGACGTCGCGCGCGCGATCGCCGGGAGCCTGCCGAACGCGCGTCTGAAAGTGATGCCGCATGCGGCCCACCTGGCCCCCATCGAACAGGAGGAGGCCTTCCTCACCGATCTGGACGAGTTCCTCGGGCACGCGGGATGCGGCAGTCAGTGCGAGACGCCCTGA
- a CDS encoding BTH_I0359 family protein: MQMIYNSDNYCVVEFGADGQHATLSAGGYEIVDKNLKREIFLGGELAEHFREDVKRLIASEPTVEEVDAFLGKFDTVMMQPVVMH, from the coding sequence ATGCAAATGATCTACAACAGCGACAACTACTGCGTTGTCGAATTCGGTGCCGACGGTCAACATGCCACGCTGTCCGCTGGCGGCTACGAAATCGTGGACAAGAACCTCAAGCGCGAGATCTTCCTCGGCGGCGAACTCGCCGAGCATTTCCGCGAGGACGTGAAGCGGCTGATCGCCAGCGAGCCGACGGTCGAAGAGGTGGATGCCTTCCTCGGCAAGTTCGACACGGTGATGATGCAGCCGGTGGTCATGCACTGA
- a CDS encoding rhodanese-like domain-containing protein, with protein sequence MQLLDPADAHAFLQQTPAALFIDCRSEMEHLFVGHPAGSHHAAWNDGPHWEINPEFVPTVRKLSGHGIDRPIVLICRSGNRSAAAAQALEAVGFREVYVVRHGFEGDLDATRHRNTLNGWRHAGLPWEQC encoded by the coding sequence ATGCAACTGCTCGACCCCGCCGATGCCCATGCTTTTCTGCAGCAAACGCCCGCCGCGCTCTTCATCGATTGCCGCAGCGAGATGGAGCACCTGTTCGTCGGCCACCCGGCCGGCTCGCACCATGCGGCATGGAACGATGGTCCGCACTGGGAGATCAATCCGGAGTTCGTGCCGACGGTGCGCAAGCTGTCCGGCCACGGCATCGACCGGCCGATCGTGCTGATCTGCCGCAGCGGCAACCGCTCGGCGGCGGCGGCGCAGGCGCTGGAGGCGGTGGGCTTTCGTGAGGTCTATGTGGTCCGCCACGGCTTCGAGGGCGACCTGGATGCGACGCGGCATCGCAACACGCTCAACGGCTGGCGGCATGCCGGTCTGCCGTGGGAGCAGTGTTAG
- a CDS encoding homocysteine S-methyltransferase family protein translates to MTAPLPYTRAANLPALLRERILILDGAMGTMIQRYKLTEAQYRGERFASHPVDVKGNNELLLLTRPEVIREIHEQYLAAGADLIETNTFGATTVAQEDYKMAELAYEMNVVAARLAREACDKYSTPDKPRFVAGAFGPTPKTASISPDVNDPGARNIGFDQLRDAYYEQGKALLEGGADVFLVETIFDTLNAKAALFAIDQLFEDTGERVPVMISGTVTDASGRILSGQTVEAFWNSLRHAKPITFGLNCALGAALMRPYIAELAKICDTAVSCYPNAGLPNPMSDTGFDETPDVTSSLVDEFAAAGLVNLVGGCCGTTPEHIQAIAERVAQRKPRAWPGQYREAA, encoded by the coding sequence ATGACCGCGCCCCTGCCCTACACCCGTGCCGCCAACCTGCCCGCGCTGCTGCGCGAGCGCATCCTGATCCTGGACGGCGCGATGGGCACCATGATCCAGCGCTACAAGCTGACCGAGGCGCAATACCGCGGCGAGCGCTTCGCCAGCCATCCGGTGGACGTGAAGGGCAACAACGAACTGCTGCTGCTGACGCGCCCCGAGGTCATCCGCGAGATCCACGAGCAGTACCTGGCCGCGGGCGCGGACCTGATCGAGACCAACACCTTCGGCGCCACCACCGTCGCGCAGGAAGACTACAAGATGGCGGAACTGGCCTACGAGATGAACGTGGTCGCCGCCCGCCTGGCGCGCGAGGCCTGCGACAAGTACAGCACGCCGGACAAGCCCCGCTTCGTGGCCGGCGCCTTCGGCCCGACGCCCAAGACCGCCAGCATCTCGCCCGACGTCAACGACCCGGGCGCGCGCAACATCGGCTTCGACCAGCTGCGCGACGCCTACTACGAACAGGGCAAGGCACTGCTCGAAGGCGGGGCGGATGTCTTCCTGGTCGAGACCATCTTCGACACGCTCAACGCCAAGGCCGCGCTGTTCGCCATCGACCAGCTCTTCGAAGACACCGGCGAGCGCGTGCCCGTGATGATCTCCGGCACCGTCACCGACGCCTCGGGCCGCATCCTGTCAGGCCAGACCGTCGAGGCGTTCTGGAACAGCCTGCGCCATGCCAAGCCGATCACCTTCGGCCTGAACTGCGCGCTGGGCGCCGCGTTGATGCGCCCGTACATCGCCGAGCTGGCCAAGATCTGCGACACCGCCGTCTCGTGCTACCCCAACGCCGGCCTGCCGAATCCGATGAGCGACACCGGCTTCGACGAAACGCCCGATGTCACCTCCAGCCTGGTCGACGAATTCGCGGCCGCCGGCCTGGTGAACCTGGTCGGCGGCTGCTGCGGCACCACGCCCGAGCACATCCAGGCGATCGCCGAGCGCGTGGCGCAGCGCAAGCCGCGCGCGTGGCCCGGCCAGTACCGCGAAGCCGCCTGA
- a CDS encoding AAA family ATPase yields the protein MFVNKIAVHGYKSIRTLEGLELRNLNVLIGPNGAGKSNFIGLFRMLSEMSEQRLQIYVQIQGGPDALLYNTRKVTERIHVSLAGRWGGYYFDLIPTHDNRLIFENEYEVLGGHEHAPIHRAIHLGAGHSEVKHPISIADWRVYHFHDTSDTARVKQASAVNDTLRLKTDGANLAAYLRMLRAQYRDSYNAIVNTIRLVAPYFGDFVHREDVRDTVELEWMERDNPDTPFKAHLLSDGTLRFICLATLLLQPWERMPATILIDEPELGLHPYAITVLADLFRRTSAERQLIVSTQSVELLNCLEAEDVIVVDRKNNASTFARLDAGKLADWLDDYSLGELWKQNVLGGRPAR from the coding sequence ATGTTCGTCAACAAGATTGCCGTGCATGGATACAAGTCCATTCGCACCCTGGAAGGACTGGAGCTGCGCAACCTCAACGTACTGATCGGACCCAACGGAGCAGGCAAGTCCAACTTCATCGGCCTGTTCCGGATGCTCTCGGAGATGTCGGAGCAACGGCTACAGATCTATGTGCAGATCCAGGGGGGGCCCGATGCGCTGCTATACAACACTCGCAAGGTAACGGAGCGGATTCACGTCTCGCTGGCAGGTCGCTGGGGGGGATACTATTTCGACCTCATCCCCACCCACGATAACCGACTGATCTTTGAGAACGAATACGAAGTGCTGGGGGGGCATGAACATGCCCCGATCCACCGAGCCATTCATCTTGGCGCGGGACACAGCGAAGTCAAACACCCGATCTCCATCGCAGACTGGCGCGTCTACCACTTCCACGACACCAGCGACACCGCGCGCGTCAAGCAGGCCAGCGCCGTTAACGACACCCTCCGCCTGAAGACGGACGGCGCCAATCTGGCGGCCTATCTGCGCATGCTGCGAGCACAGTACCGCGACAGCTACAACGCCATCGTCAACACCATCCGCCTGGTTGCCCCTTACTTCGGCGACTTCGTCCATCGGGAGGATGTGCGGGACACCGTTGAACTGGAATGGATGGAACGGGACAACCCCGACACCCCGTTCAAGGCGCATCTCCTGTCGGACGGCACGTTGCGCTTTATCTGCCTTGCCACCCTGCTGTTGCAACCGTGGGAACGCATGCCGGCCACGATCCTGATCGACGAACCTGAACTGGGCCTGCACCCTTACGCCATTACCGTGCTGGCGGACTTGTTCCGGCGCACCTCCGCGGAGCGACAACTCATCGTCTCGACTCAGTCTGTTGAGTTGCTCAATTGCCTGGAAGCGGAGGATGTGATCGTCGTTGACCGCAAGAACAACGCTTCGACATTCGCGCGATTGGACGCCGGGAAGCTGGCAGACTGGCTGGACGACTACAGCCTGGGCGAACTGTGGAAACAGAACGTCCTGGGTGGAAGGCCGGCCCGATGA
- a CDS encoding DUF4276 family protein has translation MIEIIVIGEGATEETFVRDVFAPYLALNNVFATARLIQTGSGGQKGGALSFERVARSLSNTLKKRANTYVTTLFDLYGLKPEFPGFEDSRRLAEPAARSAFLETALHQAIVTRAGCRHERFLPHIQPHEFEALLFSDIPALCSIEPDWAKHEALLTLEANRYPNPEWINDSPQTAPSKRLAALSPTYGKVRHGALAAQSIGLDAMRARCPHFAGWVSRLLALTPLAAE, from the coding sequence ATGATCGAAATCATCGTGATCGGGGAAGGCGCGACGGAAGAAACGTTCGTTCGGGACGTATTCGCCCCCTACCTTGCGCTGAACAACGTGTTCGCGACCGCGCGCCTGATCCAGACCGGCTCCGGCGGGCAAAAAGGCGGTGCCCTGAGCTTCGAGCGCGTTGCCCGCAGCCTGTCCAACACGCTGAAAAAACGCGCGAACACCTACGTCACGACACTGTTCGACCTGTACGGGTTAAAGCCCGAGTTTCCGGGGTTCGAGGACAGCCGCAGGCTTGCCGAGCCGGCAGCCCGCTCCGCGTTTTTGGAAACGGCGCTACACCAGGCCATCGTGACGCGCGCCGGCTGCCGGCACGAGCGCTTCCTGCCCCATATCCAGCCGCACGAATTCGAAGCGCTGCTGTTTTCCGATATTCCTGCGCTTTGCAGCATCGAGCCAGATTGGGCCAAGCACGAAGCCTTGCTAACACTGGAAGCGAACAGGTATCCCAACCCCGAGTGGATCAATGACTCGCCGCAAACCGCGCCGTCCAAAAGACTGGCCGCACTGAGCCCGACCTACGGCAAAGTCCGCCACGGGGCCCTTGCGGCGCAAAGCATCGGGCTGGATGCCATGCGTGCGCGCTGCCCACACTTTGCCGGCTGGGTCAGCCGCCTGCTCGCCTTGACGCCGCTAGCGGCCGAATAA